gtaggggtgtgcgtgttgtttccttgtcgaataaGATGGCTATTTCCGCAGGCTCTTTGCCCCTTctgcagcccggccagatcttcaaggtcggatccatctcgtgggtcatcaacgctgatggagtcggagagctcctcgagccggggcAGATTGgttctgcgccgatcacccccacacctgcaactgtagatccaatctcggaGCTAATTATGAGGTCTCCTTCGACAACTACTCGCCGATCACTTCCTCACTACTAgaggaggttgatcaacaattacgatctgatcgaatccatcgatcgggtcggactgAAGCTCGCTGATTGTCTCTCCGTCGCTGAATCagcactggacactctggtttagcGCCAACCatcctccgatccagatctatcggaggctgctcgggaaaccgCAGGGGCTACAGCCCTACCCTTCGGATTCACCAATGCCACcaccgcttaccaacatgccctaaggggcaaactcacCGACCAGGTCACCGTCCAGCTTCCGCCAGCCATCAACACGCTACATTTAGGCCGGAGCCCCGGGGcgcacctccagaccatcccggaaGAAGCTCCGGGCTCTGAatctcagggctctatggagaccctcgccgaaaccttctctgatcaatttctccttccacccttctgaggtggtgcgatcttcaacgtcagcatcgacagcccacCCTAGAacggcgaaaccgaggaggagcgcgttgctcggGAGAATCGGAATGTCAACCACGCGCAGCGAtgagaaaacgaggcagccatcgcgagggccgaggctgctcagaATAATCGGCTTGACTCTCAGGGAAGACCACTCCCGCTCTACCatgacctcgacgaagaattcctccgcatcgacggccatgacgtcttcaagactccaagcgccaatttggtagtagccgccaacgagctcgctcgtttccctcaaacgctCGAGCTtgccaagatcgccgccatgcttaaagcggctcactgtcaggtcaatgagatccgtgaggatcagagaccttcgtgctctatgagcacgattcaccgatcagctgcgtCGAGGTCAAATCGCCGCCCAAGTCAAAGCCGTTTGCCGACCAATCACTACCTCTCCAGGGGGGACCCGGGGGGCATCGTGCTGAACaccatcgccagcacgaccaggaggtcgaacaagatgctagagtacatcttagcaacctccAGGATGCGTGGCAGCGTATCGAGCAACatcgctttggtcgccatgaagatgaagtatgtCGCTGCTAGGATTACGAAAAGGAGTACGGCAACctggactcagccctcgagcctatccccgaccaTAACGCCATAGACTAcggtgtcgacaaccctgaggggcctctggctttcacaagggcactccggaTGCTTCGATGGCCCCATGGTTTTGAGATCACCAGGgttgagccctacgaaggaagaatgaacctaaCTCAGTGgttgcaggcttacgccaccgccaTCCATGACAcgggaggagacaccagcgtcatggcaaattatctccccgtcatgctcatgcTGCCCACCATGAGCTAGTTCACCAGCCTTACGCCAGACTCCATCGGGTCatgggaagaattgaagaaagtcttcaccgacaactatatggccacgtgtactcgacccggcacgaagcatgatctcagccgcatcaaccagaagccatcgaagcacctccgtagctacatctggcatttctccgagatgaggaactctatccccaacatcatggaagctgaagtcatcaccgcctttatccgaggactccaccatcgcgagcttcgctccaaattcaaccgtaagCCGCCAACCGGTATCGGCAAAATGATAACcatcgccaaccagtacgccgatgcagaggaagccgaggtgcgcttcaacgaggatgtaggCACTCAGTGACCACCTCACCAATATGACGATCGCCTCGACGACCGACATCATAGTGACCGCTGTCCCGACGACCGCGGCTATCATCGTGATAGCGGTAGTGAGCGAACAGGAGGACATaggcctggccaaaatcgccgccgccggccagaacACATCTTCGCTGCCATTAGTCAACCTCACGCCAAGTgtaactacgacgagcagtaccaaaagatcctcgatggcccatgccctcttcacaagaccgccaaacacaagatgaaggactgcattggtctggCTAGGGAGTTCCTAGACAAGGCTCGATGACGATGCaaacgatggagccagaggtcgccgaccgcctgggaacaacaacaacgccttttaggaccacgataaggtggtcaccaccatctttgggggcctcgcctccactgagagtcgaAGGGAATGGAAGCTTGCCGCTCAATGAGTGCTCGTTGTctcttcagaagaaactaccgccgaccccagctatcgcccatggtccaaggtccccatcaccttcagtagggccggccagtgggcagacataccatatacagggtgtttccccctcgtcctcgacgcaaccgaCCAGAAGGttctcttcagaaaagtccttgttgatggtggcagtgctcTAAACCTactcttcgctggagccctaagggagttgggccccatgatatcagatctcacaccctcagactcctccttctggggtgtggtacctggaagggcatccagaccacttggagagatcaccctgccagtacagttcggcacggcaagcaactatcgcatcgagcatatcaacttctacgtcgccgacttcaacaccgcctaccacgccatacttggccagccagctctggccaaattcatggccgtaccacactacgcgtatctagtgttgaagatgccttcgcctgtaggagtcctggctctatgggccaacctctccgttgcctacgcctgcgagacagagagtctcgctctcgccaaagccaccgacctctccatccagatggctagcgtggtcaccgaagccaagatagTACCcgttgatgacatggagattccagagctagagcttcctcgtgcctccaccaagtccaaggaaatcaaggaggtcggcctcggcctcaatgacgcctccaagaccgtgaagatcggggctcaccttgaccccaaataggaaggcatgctcgtctccttcctacgtgccaatgccgatgtgtttgcttggaaacctgcagacatgcggggggtaccacgggagaagatcgagcactccttgaatgtctcgctgaccgccaaaccgatcaagcagaaactccgccgattcatgccagataagaaggaggctattagggtagaaataaaacagctcttagctgctggatttattaaagaagtgtatcatccaaattggttagcaaaccctgttcttgttcaaaaaaagaataaagaatggagaatgtgcgttgattatactgatcttaacaaacactaccctaaagacccctttggcttgcctcggatagacgaggttgtagactctaccgccggctgcgaactactctctttccttgactgttactccggctatcatcagatctccctcaaggaagaagaccagataaaaacgtcgttcattacacctttcggtgcatactgctataaaactatgtccttcagactcaagaacgtcggggctacctaccaaagggccattcagatgtgcctcaaccagcagatcggccgcaacgttgaagcctacatcgatgacatggtcgtcaaaaccaagacagccgacaaccttatcgccgacctcgaagaaaccttcgccaatctgaacaagtaccgatggaagctgaacctttcaaagtgcatctttggagttccatccggtatattgctgggctacatcgtcagtgctcgaggcatcgagcctaatcctgacaaggtctccgccatcaccaatataaaacgaccaacatgtgtcaaggatatacaaaagcttacaggttgcatggctgctttaagccacttTATATCACgtctcggcgaaaaagggctacctttcttcaagctcctcaaggcatCCGAGCACTTTTCTTGGTTGGAGGAGGCAaactcagctttcgagcagctcaagtcatTTTTAACAAAGCcgccgatcatgacagcgccaaggccagatgagactctgctagtatacatcgccgccacttctcatgTCATGAGCACAGCTATCATCGTCAAACACGAGGAAGTCGGACACGCTTACAATGTGCAACGTCCAGTCTACTTTATCAGGgaagtacttaatgagccaaaaactcgttatcctcaggtacaaaagctgttatatgcaattctgattatgtcgcgcaagctccgacattacttcgaatactacaagatcgctgtggtcactgagttccccttgggggacattcttcgcaacaaagaagccaatggctACGTCATTAAATGgactgttgagctcggcacctattccattgaattcagaagcagacctaccattaagtcacagtcgctcgctgattttgtcactgaatggaccgagatccaagagcccatcgccgctgcttgcctcgaacactaggtgatgtacttcgacagcgcccttaacatcaacggtgctggtgcaggcattctgttcattacgccgaccaaggataagctatgttACGTTCTTCGGGGTACACTTCCCGGTCTCTAACAATGCcacggaatatgaagcatgtctccatggtcttcgatagccgttgagctcggcgtcaaatgcctaatGGTGTACGGGGACTCCGCATTGGTTAttaaccagcttaacaaagactggtcctgttctagcgagaagatggatgcttactgcacTAAAATCAGAAagtttgaaggaaaattctatggtatcgagtatcaccacgtggtacgtgaccaaaatcaactcgctGATCACTTATCCAAGCTTGGTTCTTCTCGCGTTGTGATCCCGCCAGGGGTTTTTattcaagatctcctggcgccgtccattaaagaagataaggaagttgaagaagttcctcctgtcgagcagttggtacttgcagtactttcgccggtcgccgattggagggagcaattcatcaagtacctcaccagcgccgagatACCCGTAGACAAGATTGAAACTGAATGCCTAGTTCGTCAGAGCGagctttacgtgctggtggacggcagcttgatgagaaaaagtgccaaggaagggatacaacagaaatgcatcacccaagaggagagAGCGAAGctgcttcttgaaattcactcttgttcctgcggcaaccatgtggcctcgagaacactggtcagcaaggctttccgagctagtttttattggcccgcagccatcactgatgaagaagatcTTGTCTGACGAtttgaaggatgccaattcttcgctaagcaaatacacgtgcccgcacaagagctgcaaaccattctagcttcctggccctttgcatgctggggactggacatgattgggcctttcaagccagcaccaggtggtttccagTACGTGTAtgttgccattgacaagttctccaagtggattgaatataaaccgctcgtctcggctactgcaaagaaggcagttgagctctttgaagatatcatccacagatttggtctaccaaatagcatcatcaccgatctcggaACTATGTTTCCTGGacatcacttctgggacttctgcgaaggccgttgcatctccgtcaaatatgtttttgttgcccatccaagagccaacggtcaagttgaacgggcgaacggtatgatccttgatgccttAAAAATGACTGTATCAGAAaaaagaaaagcacccgggcagatggctcaaggagcttccagctgtagtctggggactacgtacttaagctagtcgcagcaccggcgtgactccatactttttggtctacgggtcagaagccatactaccagcggacgttactttctgagcacctagggtggaaaactatgacGAAGAGCAGGCCGAGGCTATCCGGTCTGAGGACGTCGAGAGAGCCGAAGAAGAGCGCCTAATCACCTGTGTCCATAGAGCTAAGTATCTgcaaggcttgcggaggtactacaaccgaaacatcaaaggtcgttcatttactGTTGGGGAaatcgttctccgtagaaaacaaaagactgatggtttgcacaagctctcttccgcctgggaagggccttatatcgtcaaagaggttactcgactaggttcttatcgcctaagtgacttagaaggagttgatgttcccaactcatggcacatcgaacaccttatacatttctatccttgaaacgctacAGATATATACTCTACAAATTTATATTCACTAATGTTTTTTGGTCTCCGTAATTTATCTCCGTTTTGTCTCTATCGTGGATTAACAACCACTTATGGTCGCTGAGCTATATGCTACTTCAAAACGAACTCCAGTATGTAATCGCCGTAACTACGTCgatcacgatttctccaaatcgccgaccatgttttctccaaatcgccgaacttgttttctccaaaacgccgaatacgttttctccaaatcgccgaactcgTTTTCTCCAACACGCCGaatacgttttctccaaatcgctgaactcGTTTTCTTCAAAACGCCGaatacgttttctccaaatcgccgaacacgttttctccaaaacgccgaacacgatttctccaaatcgccgaaagCGATTTCCccaaatcgccaaacattttTTGATCGAAGAGCAACATGCTTTCTTTTTCTGATCTCTTCGGAGACGACCTAGTCTCcgatttctccctacacgtgctatgggctctgcACTCTGCggtatgggtggtcggctgtggtcccTTGGTCATACCTgtttttcctacatgtctacgggctccgcgctcgacgttatggactatgggttagccaaggccgagagttcaacacAGGACTACTTGCTCGTACTCCGCCTATACgatctatatctccaagttatttcgataaCCACCGAGCAGTACACGTTCCGCTTTTTTcctttctatggagaagacccagtctctgatctctccctacacgtgctacgggctcagCGCTCTGCGTCAtaggtggtcggctgcggttccttggtcacgcctattcttcctacacgtgcacgggctctgcgctcaacgtcatggactatgggctagctgaggccatgggggtcagtaGCAAACTAACTGTTCGGACTCCATTTATACTCCGTATAAATACCTTATGGTCGTAATTACGAAGATTTTTTCGCCGAAATACAATctgactgcatacacatgcactttataacagttATCATCTGTATAAGTATTTTCCATGCTTTCGCGCATTCTAACTATACTGTCCAAAAATTACTGATGATATCTACCAAGGAGATCATTGTGCTTCGCCACTACCGTCAGTCTCTctgaacaggtctatatcgccagCCAACTTTTTCGccgcgtcttccacctcatcctccagccgcTGGGTCTCTGTTCGCTCAGCCCCTCGGCGTACCCGCCCCCTATCGCCTCAAGgtcagtggctggatagtgggaccaaACAACAGTAAGGGTGTGGGTAGTGGTGGTAACAACGGCGttgcggttgaagctcttgaagcttTCCCACGCCATCTTGCATCTTTCGATGATGATGTCCGGGCGCGGCGGCCTACAGTCAGGCTGAGGAGCAGTTTCCGGTTCGACACAGGCGAGCACTGGGTTGATTCCGGCAACTACGGCGTCAAATTTGTTCCTCTGGGACCGGGCTTCTTGCTctagcacatcgaactatgccttgaccctctgatgatagtctgcatgcattttgaagttccatCAGGCAAGACAATCGCTATAGCAGAAAACCCGACCAGGAGGTACTTACCATTTAGCTCCTCGGTCAGTTTGTTCGCTCGCCCTGTCTCTTTCActttctcctctcggagttgctcgAGGGCCTAGCGCAGTTGGCCGACCACTAtgtcttgttctacaagtacatcaTTCATCACCAAAAGTAATCATATCTACTTGGACATCGCAGCGGACAGCCGAGTGGTTTTGTTTCATGTAAAACcacttggaattccaccctttcagGGAAGTGTTCAGAGGTATGCTGATATAATCGCTGGCCATTCCGTCCCAGAGCTGTAGATATAcgtcgccgaccaccttggagtcgccgccgcctttcttctttaaccaaaataagtgtctaaagaggttgaagtgtggcagAATCCCAAGAAACGCCTCACAAAGGTGaataaagattgagatgtgcaatatagtgttggggtggagattgcacagactaatcgaCCAAAATACCAACAGATCTCGCAGGAAgggatgaacagggaaccccaatccacgccagaaataatcttcaaagactacaacttcatcggtgttaggcattggaaagggctcaccactggctggctgccatccggcggtgacgcggtcaggaagcacgcccgccGTCACCATTCTTTCGAGCTCCGCTTCTCCAGTGCGCGACGGCATCCACTCTTCGTCACGACTGGCTCCGCTTCCTGCTTTCTTTGGGTTTGTTTTCTTCGGGTTCACGGCtctcctcttcggcgccatcacTTAGATCTGGATGCGGTTTGGCGTTGGCAACGTGTGTGTTTGCGAATCTAGAGGAGTGGTGGCTGAGGTGGAAGATGAAAtggcgaagtggcaaaggtgggggAATGGGAGGCGGCGGtactgttataaagcactttccccacttttatgactcaagggtttttgggaaaccgttcccgtgaTCTGCGCCGCTATGAATTCTCCGATGCGGCTAAATGGGCCGTTACCAGGATTTTCGCACAACCTCAGCCCACGTCGCTCGTTTGTTGCTACTGTCAGTTGCTCCTCACTGAAATTTCACCGACTCCTCCGCCATTTATTAAGGCTAATTAACTGACACTATACAGCCTTTACTAcggttttttctccacgatttgattTCTCCGATAACTCCGCCTGTAGCATGGGGACTGGCGGCCTGCTCCGTTGGTCTTTATTTGTTcttctatttctgaccctggcaccatgtgactgcatcacctactgtcaggctcggggactaagtgggcacacttcaccttgcggtgaatgtgctttgccTCTTTGTGAgacacgcccggggactggctacctgcttggctagttttctactattcttcaagtttctgaccctggcaccacatgacgaCATCATctgctgttaggctcggggactaagtgggcacacttcacctcacggtgagtgTGCGGGATTTTTTCTGTAAGACTAGATGCCTATAgtggaagattgactcctacaactttgttcggactctaagtgggcatacttggtCCACTGAggagaaattttcgattctgaacttgagctccttacacccttatggcaagccgtatttTGGTTactctgctcggcgatggttcacgctgctcggcgacaggtCGTGCTGCTCGACGATGGGTTAGTCTGCTCggcaacggttcacactgctTGGCGATGGCTCACACAGCTTGGcagttcagcatggtggttggaccatgtgCTTGACTGCTCGATGTTGTTCGCACCTGCTTGGACGAGTAAAAGACgatgttgcacaacgggtacaaggcgctcggggactagctgtggggtgtacgaccccggatacccacggccgaccacatgggctacgcccctaggggtggcctagcccacaagaagaagccttgcggggcacgactctgctcggcgccttccgcaagacatcgggaagatatcctgaagatactacgagatctgttaggatatgtatgataccaagattcctgtaatcagttattactttccggttatctctcagatctaaccgacttgtaaccctgcctcccggactatataaggcgggcagggaccccctctaaaatcacggcacatcatacgatagctaatacaaaccaacagaccacaggagtaaggtattacgtcatactgacggcctgaaccggtctaactcgtgtgtctctggggccttcttgttcttgatctcgcgctctcatgtcgatcaatctaccttcgtaggatacccctcgaaggactgccgacgatattatgTCGACACTTAACCTAGCTAGTCTCCTTTACGTTGGATCCTTTCCAATTccactactatatatatatatatatatatacatatatacatatatatatacatacatacatacatatatatatatatatatatacatacatatatacatatatatacatacatacatatatatatacatatatatatatacatatatatatatacatatatatatatatatatatatatatatataactactactctccagctggctatagaataacttattctgtagccattttgagttacgataattactatgttaatttatgagattatagtaactccttactaagtggtttactataacgttatggtaaatatcgtcatgtgttatagtaacccaactgtcgtaaatatgtattgacattatcgtaaattagtatataaaattatcgtaaatggaggtggctatagaataacttattttgtagctggctactgaatatactctccatatatacacaCACGCAATGATCTTTGTTAATTAATTTCCATCCTAATCACATTCATAAAACCATCACCATTCCTCTCCACTTCCTCTACTTTTTTTTATAACCGCACTTCCTCCGCTGATGCAGGGCCATTGTGCCTTTTCGTTTCTACCATAATACTCTATTTCTTCTCTctctgtatatatatacatgcataatCTATCCTATATTCTATCCACTTCTAATCCTGTGTACAAAAAAAAAACCTCACAAAAATACTGTTATCAACAGTTCCTCGACTCAGAACACTGTTAAACCCCTCCCACAAAAATACTGTTGATCAACAGTTCCCCTGATTCAGAACACTGTTCCACACAGCAGTGTCCAACCAGCGTCATATCGGCACCCGGGCATCGGCTGCCGTCCACGTTGCTACCCTCGCTCTCTCCCGAACCTTCTCGCTTGCACTGGCACTGCCCGTCCTCTTCACGCCGCCACGCCTTCTCCCGTGCTGCCCTGCCGTCGTGTGGTGGCACATCGGCACGGCCGGCCCCCATCGCGGAACAGCGACGCACCCACCCCGGCGTGGCAGCCTGGGCGCGGGCCGCTGCCACACCACGTCTCCACACCTTCCCCTCCGATGCCGTCCACACGTTCAACCTTCTAGAACCAACGATGCGGCATCACGTCCTCGGCAAACCACGCCACCCTTATCCCTTCCGCCTCCTCTCCCAGACAGCGGTGGCCGCCCCCCGGCCTAGCGCGGCGGTGCACCCGCGCGGGCGGGCCCAACACGGGTCGCGGGCGACGTGCCCCCCTCCCCCGCGGCTGGCACACAACGGAGCGGCGGCTCCAGCGCAGGCGCCATGCTTTTCCCCTCCCCTGTCTGCAGCACACGCAGCTACGGTGCGGCGCTCCTGCCGACCTCGCTTGCCTCCCGCAGGGCCACGCTGTCGCCCCAGGCCGCTACAGCCGTAGGCCACCCGTCGCGCCCCAGGACCCATCCCTGATGGTGCCTGCTCCGCTGCCGTCGCCCCTTGCCCATGTACGGGTGACACCGGCCGCCCCGTCGGCCCTGCGTGGTCGCCTCTTCATCTGCCCTGTCTGCGGCTCCGCTCGGCACCTCGCCCTACCCGTGGCGTGTCGCCTCTTCCTCTCCGTTGCGGCCGGATTTGGTGAGACCTCGCCCTCTACTCCTCTATTCCATGACTACTCCCCCAGGTCCTGCATCCCTCCGTGTTCTCCTTCGTGCAGGTGACTGGCTGATGCGGCAGCGTGCGCTACCTCGCCCTCTACAGGTAATAACCCTGCCTTTTGTTACTAAGCTAACGATGACCATGTAATGGCATAGCTATTTCGAGATTAAGATGCATATTTTACTGAATCAAGAAGGTAGACCGCTCCATCTAAGGTATATACACTGACTATAGTACAtagcatttctttttttttttgtttcttaaaGAGAATTATTCCAGTTATTTTTTTCTTAAAGTGCTTTCAAACTGATTAGGGCAATCACATTTAAGCCATAAACTATTCTTGAAGTGATTTCAAACTGATTAGGATCCTTCCATCTACATTCTCAGCACTACGTGTAATGGCTATATTCCTTGCAGAAAACCTTTTTCTTTGTTAGTACATGTACATAAAGTTTTCTTCCATTTTTTAAGGTTGTTACGTTCAGAGATGCTGCAGTTCTTTTGCTGCATTATGTTCATGGAATCCGAGCACAAGGTTATAAGTTGTAGTACAGCTATTTCGAAATTAAGATGCATGTTTGACTGAATGGAGAGGTACATCCCGAAGATACGTAATAGCATGGGAGATATCAATAGCAATTTCCAAATCAGTTAAAATTCCAATATTTTACCATTTATACTTGCATATACCTATTCTCATGTAATATACAGTTAGTATTGTATTCTTTGGTGAATACCTATTCCTTTGTTAGTACATCCATATCTAAAGTGTTCTTCCATTTTCTTAGGCTCATATACTTACAGTTGTTGCAATTCTTATGCTGAATTTTGATGATTAGATTCAAGCACACCGTGTTAAGTTGGACCACCTCaatttggccccgttcggcttgctgaaacttggct
The sequence above is drawn from the Miscanthus floridulus cultivar M001 chromosome 15, ASM1932011v1, whole genome shotgun sequence genome and encodes:
- the LOC136507179 gene encoding uncharacterized protein is translated as MVYGDSALVINQLNKDWSCSSEKMDAYCTKIRKFEGKFYGIEYHHVVRDQNQLADHLSKLGSSRVVIPPGVFIQDLLAPSIKEDKEVEEVPPVEQLVLAVLSPVADWREQFIKYLTSAEIPVDKIETECLVRQSELYVLVDGSLMRKSAKEGIQQKCITQEERAKLLLEIHSCSCGNHVASRTLVSKAFRASFYWPAAITDEEDLV